A portion of the Oxynema aestuarii AP17 genome contains these proteins:
- a CDS encoding PAS domain S-box protein — MSLNPSVLESLSLEQAIERDPLTVSPDRPIVEVVALMSEVRDRACTVGNEWGATLPGELPLQAQIGTCSTCILVVEGARLVGIVTESDLVKIASRATPIADLTVAQVMSDDPIALEWSEGRNLFDIVQLFREHGITHVPIVDGRSQLLGVVTASHIRRVLQPSNLLKFQEVRDVMNPDVIWASPTTSIREIAELMVRRRIGCVTISEHKNGHLIPVGIVTQRDIIQFQTLELDLESLSAQTVMSTPVLAVCPHDSLWDAHQIMLERRIRRLLVVGASGELLGIVTQTRLLQILDPVQMYRVIEVLHEQVLHLEAQKVELLRDRAADLEQKVRQRTSKLRDRVRREALLAGVASRIRESLNLQEILDSTAREVRRFLDCNRVLVYQFAPNMEGEIVAESVSEGCLSILGKQIRDTYFQTNGSLEYLNGRKRSVNDIYQAGLTGCHIELLEEFEVRSFLVIPIIMEPRRKKLKRGEAIATESIGRHLWGLLVAHQCDEPRNWYPEELNLLERVGVQLAIAIQQAQLFQQLQAQLQARQRAEEQLAYNERLLSLFYKTAPIGLALADEQGRFVRVNPAFCYLFGYPEGELVGRHYTELLDLETPGEWEIRRHDGRVFHIYLTGGWASTDRGQRYLVTTITDITERKQTERAIAETAQQLSTVLETVGEGIALSDPKGYFLLFNSKMQEITGYTADEANRCENFLALIYPEPEEYQRALSRLSQLLNLREFRNIETTIRAKDGTRRTLLVSSSIVNHQGRELFLSAYRDISDRKQAEIALRESEKRYRQIVETSMEGIWTLDQGDRTSFVNQRMASMLGYDSEDMLGAPLDVFVYKQDCEMVKQYLEWRRQGISAQHEFQFRRQDGSSFYGLVSANPLFDDAGNYTGVLAMITDITERRQAEAAVQQLNAELEARVNLRTAELADTIEQLRQEVQRREGSENALRKSEELYRTLIANFPNGAVILYDRDFRYTICDGSGLQDIGFSGEALQGKTIWELFPPDLCAILEPHYRAALVGKSRTFEVGYGNKLLLLQSLPVTNDRGEIFAGMVLAQDITERKQAEIALRKSEERFALAVEGIKDGIWDWDIESGHLYLSPRWKSMLGFADDEVPHRIESWQQTLHPEDYDRAMTTLDDYLTGKVSSYEQEFRARHKDGHYRWILTRGSALRDDRGKPYRMAGSHTDITERKQAEVQLQRQLAAIEAASDGIAILNSDGQFIYLNHAHVTFFGFDNARDILGQTWRVLYDDSEIERFETEILPVLRREGHWQGQAIARRQDGSTFVEDLSFTQLADGGCICVCRDISEMMRTLSELKQTEEKLKASLNEKELLLKEVHHRVKNNLQIISSIFSLQSQSLEDEKILAILQDSQARISSMALIHEKLYQSKNIAQIDFAEYIKNLTTNLFSSYNIGNRRIALDLHVEKLSLNLDTAIPCGLLINELVSNALKHAFRDREVGQIKIDFSILPPDRLRLIVRDNGVGLPPNFDSRTGYSLGFRLIRALSRQLKGNLEIDRTQGTCFTVTFPQPTERKRF, encoded by the coding sequence ATGTCTCTCAACCCTTCCGTGTTGGAATCCCTCTCCTTAGAGCAGGCGATCGAGCGCGATCCGCTTACCGTCAGTCCCGACCGACCGATTGTCGAAGTCGTCGCCTTAATGAGCGAGGTTCGCGATCGGGCCTGCACCGTGGGGAACGAGTGGGGGGCAACATTGCCGGGAGAGTTGCCCTTACAAGCGCAAATCGGCACTTGCAGCACCTGTATTTTAGTCGTCGAAGGGGCGCGCTTAGTCGGTATCGTGACCGAAAGCGACCTGGTAAAAATAGCATCCCGCGCGACCCCGATCGCCGATTTGACCGTAGCGCAGGTGATGAGCGACGATCCGATCGCCCTGGAATGGAGCGAGGGGCGCAACCTGTTCGATATCGTGCAGTTATTTCGCGAACATGGCATCACCCACGTGCCGATCGTGGACGGGCGATCGCAACTGCTCGGCGTCGTCACCGCCAGCCACATCCGGCGAGTGCTCCAACCATCTAACCTGCTCAAATTTCAGGAAGTCCGGGACGTGATGAACCCGGACGTGATTTGGGCGTCGCCAACTACCTCGATTCGCGAAATCGCCGAACTGATGGTGCGGCGGCGGATCGGCTGCGTGACGATCTCCGAACACAAAAACGGTCATCTCATCCCCGTCGGGATCGTCACCCAACGAGACATCATTCAATTCCAAACCTTAGAACTCGATTTAGAATCCCTCAGCGCCCAAACCGTGATGAGTACTCCCGTACTCGCGGTGTGCCCTCACGATTCCCTCTGGGACGCGCATCAAATCATGCTGGAGCGCCGGATCCGGCGCCTGCTCGTCGTCGGCGCGTCCGGGGAATTACTCGGGATCGTCACTCAAACGCGCTTGTTGCAAATCCTCGATCCGGTACAGATGTATCGCGTCATCGAAGTGCTCCACGAGCAAGTCTTGCATTTAGAAGCCCAAAAAGTCGAGTTACTGCGCGATCGCGCCGCCGATTTAGAACAAAAAGTGCGACAGCGCACCTCCAAACTGCGCGATCGCGTCCGTCGCGAAGCCCTCCTCGCCGGGGTGGCGTCCCGCATTCGCGAATCGCTCAACCTCCAAGAAATTTTAGATTCCACCGCGCGCGAAGTCCGGCGCTTTCTCGACTGCAATCGGGTCTTAGTCTACCAGTTCGCCCCGAATATGGAAGGGGAAATCGTCGCCGAATCGGTCAGCGAGGGCTGTCTGTCGATCCTCGGCAAGCAAATTCGCGATACTTACTTTCAAACGAACGGCAGCTTGGAATATCTAAACGGACGCAAGCGATCGGTCAACGATATTTACCAGGCGGGATTGACGGGTTGTCACATCGAACTGCTCGAAGAGTTCGAGGTTCGCAGCTTTTTAGTGATTCCGATTATTATGGAACCCCGACGTAAGAAGCTCAAACGCGGCGAGGCGATCGCCACCGAGAGCATCGGACGTCACCTGTGGGGATTGTTGGTGGCCCATCAGTGCGACGAACCGCGCAACTGGTATCCGGAAGAGTTGAACTTACTCGAACGGGTGGGGGTGCAACTGGCGATCGCCATCCAACAAGCCCAACTGTTCCAACAACTGCAAGCTCAATTGCAAGCGCGCCAACGGGCTGAAGAACAATTGGCGTATAACGAACGACTGTTGAGCTTATTTTATAAAACCGCCCCGATCGGATTGGCCCTCGCCGACGAACAGGGCCGTTTCGTGCGGGTCAATCCCGCCTTTTGTTACCTGTTCGGTTACCCGGAAGGGGAATTAGTCGGCAGGCATTACACCGAGCTGCTCGACCTCGAAACCCCCGGAGAATGGGAGATCCGCCGTCACGACGGTCGCGTTTTTCACATTTACCTCACCGGGGGCTGGGCCAGTACGGATCGGGGACAGCGCTATTTAGTGACTACGATTACCGACATCACCGAACGCAAACAAACGGAACGGGCGATCGCCGAAACGGCCCAACAGCTTTCCACCGTTCTCGAAACCGTCGGCGAAGGCATCGCCTTGAGCGATCCCAAAGGCTATTTCTTGCTATTTAACTCGAAAATGCAGGAAATTACCGGATATACCGCCGACGAAGCCAATCGCTGCGAGAACTTTTTAGCCCTGATCTATCCCGAACCCGAAGAATACCAGCGCGCTTTATCTCGACTGTCCCAACTGCTCAACTTGCGCGAGTTTCGCAATATCGAAACCACGATCCGCGCCAAAGACGGCACCCGGCGCACCCTGCTGGTGTCCTCGTCGATTGTCAACCATCAAGGACGAGAATTATTTTTAAGTGCCTATCGCGATATTAGCGATCGCAAACAAGCGGAAATCGCCTTGCGCGAAAGCGAAAAGCGCTATCGTCAAATCGTCGAAACCAGTATGGAAGGGATTTGGACCCTCGACCAGGGCGATCGTACCAGCTTCGTCAACCAGCGCATGGCGTCGATGCTCGGTTACGACAGCGAAGACATGCTCGGCGCACCTTTGGACGTTTTTGTCTACAAACAGGACTGCGAGATGGTCAAACAGTACCTCGAATGGCGCCGCCAAGGGATCTCCGCCCAACACGAATTTCAATTTCGGCGCCAGGACGGTTCCTCATTTTACGGCTTAGTCTCCGCCAATCCCCTCTTCGACGATGCCGGGAATTATACTGGAGTCTTGGCCATGATCACCGATATCACGGAACGCCGACAAGCAGAAGCTGCCGTGCAACAGCTCAATGCGGAACTCGAAGCGAGGGTCAACCTGCGAACTGCCGAACTCGCCGACACCATCGAGCAACTGCGTCAGGAAGTCCAACGGCGCGAGGGTTCGGAAAATGCCTTGCGTAAAAGTGAAGAACTCTACCGTACCCTGATCGCCAACTTTCCCAACGGAGCCGTGATTTTATACGATCGCGATTTTCGCTACACCATCTGCGACGGTTCCGGACTGCAAGATATCGGCTTTTCTGGCGAAGCCTTGCAAGGTAAAACCATTTGGGAACTGTTTCCGCCGGACTTGTGCGCCATCCTCGAACCCCACTACCGCGCGGCCCTCGTCGGCAAATCGCGAACCTTTGAAGTTGGCTACGGCAACAAGTTACTCTTGTTGCAAAGTTTACCCGTTACCAACGATCGCGGCGAGATTTTTGCGGGGATGGTGTTGGCGCAAGATATTACCGAACGCAAACAAGCCGAAATTGCTTTACGCAAGAGTGAAGAACGGTTTGCCCTCGCCGTGGAAGGGATTAAAGACGGGATTTGGGATTGGGATATCGAAAGCGGACACCTGTATTTATCTCCCCGGTGGAAAAGTATGCTCGGTTTTGCCGACGATGAAGTACCCCATCGGATCGAATCCTGGCAGCAAACCCTACACCCGGAGGATTACGATCGCGCGATGACGACCCTCGACGACTACCTGACGGGCAAAGTTAGCAGCTACGAACAGGAGTTTCGGGCCCGCCATAAAGACGGTCACTATCGCTGGATTTTGACCCGAGGATCGGCCTTGCGCGACGACCGGGGCAAACCTTATCGCATGGCCGGATCCCATACCGATATCACCGAACGCAAACAGGCTGAAGTGCAGTTGCAACGCCAGTTGGCGGCGATCGAAGCCGCCAGCGACGGCATCGCCATTCTCAATAGCGACGGGCAATTTATTTACCTCAATCACGCTCACGTTACCTTTTTCGGCTTCGACAACGCCCGCGATATCCTCGGCCAAACCTGGCGGGTTCTCTACGATGACAGCGAAATCGAGCGGTTCGAGACCGAAATTCTCCCGGTTTTGCGTCGCGAAGGCCACTGGCAAGGACAGGCGATCGCCCGGCGCCAAGATGGCAGCACCTTTGTCGAAGACCTCTCCTTTACTCAATTAGCCGATGGCGGTTGTATTTGCGTCTGTCGCGACATCAGCGAAATGATGCGAACCTTGAGCGAACTCAAACAAACCGAAGAAAAGCTCAAAGCTTCCCTCAATGAGAAGGAATTATTACTCAAGGAAGTTCACCATCGCGTTAAAAATAACTTGCAAATTATTTCCAGTATTTTTTCCTTGCAATCTCAATCGTTAGAGGACGAAAAAATTCTCGCCATTTTGCAAGACAGTCAGGCGCGGATCTCCTCAATGGCGCTCATTCACGAAAAACTGTATCAGTCCAAAAACATCGCTCAAATTGATTTCGCCGAATATATCAAAAACCTGACTACAAATTTGTTTTCTTCCTATAATATTGGCAACAGGCGAATCGCCCTCGATCTCCATGTCGAAAAACTTTCGCTAAATTTAGATACCGCCATCCCTTGCGGTCTGCTGATTAACGAACTCGTCTCTAATGCCTTAAAACATGCGTTTCGCGATCGCGAAGTCGGCCAAATTAAAATTGACTTCTCTATTTTACCTCCCGATCGCTTGCGCCTGATCGTTCGCGATAATGGGGTAGGTTTACCACCAAATTTTGACTCGCGAACTGGCTACTCTCTGGGTTTCCGTTTAATTCGCGCCCTCTCCCGACAACTCAAAGGGAATTTAGAAATCGATCGAACTCAAGGAACCTGTTTTACAGTGACCTTTCCTCAGCCTACAGAACGCAAGAGGTTCTAA
- a CDS encoding alpha/beta fold hydrolase, with product MFPSFLPPDVENLTEPTSIALAQRIQRQGIPTPLRDEAIVTSFVRDGSGDPPILLLHGFDSSLFEFRRLLPLLSPSFETWALDLLGFGFGDRPVGLPTPAAIKTHLHSFWQEAIARPVILVGVSMGGAAAIDFTLSYPDAVDRLVLVDSAGFAKAPVMSRFLFPPLGYWATEFLRNPRVRQKISEQAYYDRTFASVDAAVCAALHLKMPGWSEATISFTKSGGYGFLRDKIGRIEKDTLVLWGDRDRIIGVKDATRFEEEIAGSKLIWIPECGHVPHLEKPRETARHIVNFSGRAIEASDF from the coding sequence ATGTTCCCCAGTTTCCTCCCGCCTGACGTCGAAAATTTGACCGAGCCGACCTCGATCGCCCTGGCCCAACGCATCCAACGGCAGGGGATCCCCACGCCCTTGCGCGACGAGGCGATCGTCACCAGTTTCGTCCGCGACGGTAGCGGCGACCCGCCGATTTTGCTACTGCACGGCTTTGATAGCTCCCTGTTCGAGTTTCGCCGTCTCTTGCCCTTACTTTCGCCCTCTTTCGAGACCTGGGCTCTGGATTTGCTCGGGTTTGGTTTCGGCGATCGCCCGGTCGGATTGCCGACCCCGGCAGCGATTAAGACTCATTTACACTCGTTTTGGCAAGAAGCGATCGCCCGTCCGGTTATTTTAGTCGGCGTGTCCATGGGTGGGGCGGCGGCGATCGACTTTACCTTATCCTATCCCGACGCCGTAGACCGTCTCGTCCTCGTCGATAGCGCCGGATTTGCCAAAGCCCCGGTGATGAGCCGCTTTTTATTTCCGCCGTTGGGCTATTGGGCGACAGAGTTTTTACGCAATCCTCGGGTCCGCCAAAAAATTAGCGAGCAAGCCTATTACGACCGGACATTTGCCTCTGTAGATGCGGCAGTTTGTGCGGCGCTGCATTTAAAAATGCCCGGGTGGAGCGAAGCGACGATTTCCTTTACAAAAAGTGGCGGTTATGGTTTTTTAAGGGATAAAATTGGTAGAATCGAAAAAGATACGTTAGTTCTCTGGGGCGATCGCGATCGCATTATCGGCGTCAAAGATGCGACTCGGTTTGAAGAAGAAATTGCGGGCAGCAAGCTGATTTGGATTCCCGAATGCGGCCACGTTCCTCATTTAGAAAAACCCCGAGAAACTGCTCGTCATATCGTCAATTTTAGCGGGCGCGCCATCGAAGCCAGCGATTTTTAG